In Arctopsyche grandis isolate Sample6627 chromosome 13, ASM5162203v2, whole genome shotgun sequence, one DNA window encodes the following:
- the LOC143921638 gene encoding uncharacterized protein LOC143921638 yields the protein MEQFTQLDNRRFVRFHIKTNVSIDNPPVLPLLSSNRIRFLFNMAFIFTVLSIVVVAAVAEEGPGGYSYNRFSGPVSGQIQQIQVEALHGQAAQQHADYGYDHKTGQINPETQKYAHYKTVDYVAKPDYQYAYGVEDPHTGNTQNHKETRDGDTVRGEYSLVEADGTLRVVKYTADSKNGFQAVVHTEPASGAQQQEKSQPTYYGHNSQTKQIDYDQGNNRQNYDNKQNYDNRQNNNGNRNNYNENKNNYNENRNNNYNGNQNQNQNQYQVHSDEGDYY from the exons ATGGAACAGTTTACACAGTTAGATAACCGTCGATTTGTccgttttcatataaaaacgaATGTTTCAATCGACAATCCACCAGTACTTCCATTGTTGAGCTCCAATCGCATCCGATTCCTATTCAACATGGCTTTCATATTCACG GTGTTGTCTATTGTGGTGGTTGCCGCTGTTGCTGAGGAAGGACCCGGTGGATATTCCTACAACAGATTCAGTGGTCCAGTAAGTGGACAAATTCAGCAAATCCAAGTAGAAGCTCTTCATGGCCAAGCTGCTCAGCAACATGCCGATTATGgatatgatcacaaaactggACAGATCAATCCAGAGACCCAGAAATACGCTCACTACAAAACTGTCGACTATGTG GCGAAACCCGACTACCAATACGCCTACGGAGTAGAAGATCCTCACACTGGAAACACTCAAAACCACAAAGAGACCAGAGACGGAGATACTGTTCGCGGAGAATACAGTTTAGTGGAAGCTGATGGTACATTGAGAGTAGTTAAATACACTGCCGACTCCAAAAATGGTTTCCAG GCCGTAGTCCACACTGAACCAGCAAGTGGTGCTCAACAACAGGAAAAATCACAACCCACTTACTACGGACACAACAGTCAAACCAAACAGATTGATTACGACCAAGGAAACAACAGACAAAATTATGACAACAAACAAAATTACGATAACAGACAAAACAACAATGGCAACAGGAACAACtacaatgaaaacaaaaataactaCAATGAAAACAGAAACAACAACTACAAtggaaatcaaaatcaaaaccaaAACCAATATCAAGTTCACTCCGATGAAGGAGACTACTACTag